The following are encoded together in the Sinorhizobium terangae genome:
- a CDS encoding FecR domain-containing protein, whose translation MRRKSTGALLAAMALFAPWSVVAEPLPRSEPVAGSVIARKSGEEVRFVDVSNWRVVDLAQDLLAGDVLRTNATGALAVLFRDHTQIRLGRNTALRVKQIGAGDTNLELQSGTIWARAERGGQGLVIDTPAAAAAIRGTDWTLTVGADGKTSLVVLEGVVELSNPYGRVTVKQGEGAVASIGSAPTKIVIVTPKDREQMLFHLSLRDAFVWMPATSLKVPEMRRQRARIEGRPEASRAAEDWLTLAEIYLALDGRQKAQAALAQARRQGLDRKQAARATLVYALIAGSENRYGDAAKLFAEAERGLDAKRRSIAAYGGYFARALANPEHVENPPRRAAGAYGALAEAWTAGFRTDIRAAIETLKKAERQHPDDPTLPAARAHFAMLLDEREEVRDGIERALAIDPDDPTALEARANYRLHIDNDQDGALADVERALKTAPGSPSVWNSLALIQGHRGDNRSTENALKKAIALDPQDPLYHANLAVQYMDELRLQEAKRELDTALAIDPSFDLVLVARGRYHLQNGDVDKAITDLLAGSTANPAYSNAQLLLAAAQYEKGDRIPAAQALDNADRLDPNDPVVSQVRTIIAIDEYDADAAIRYAQETMRRTRAQGGDTAALGANQEAGSTLNNAFRLQGLDAWGQYYGDAVFDPFAGAAYVDQAIRGSVNPLFNAYDFDGSPVANSQNPSSFSAFFQGLLIEPHMLADRARAADLFQTPFFEVDLGGGVVADEDHAGWIGEAEVRGFTFSPFPISVFGNLQWTEPHDTVDLGSSLEVDHESRLIGGSAYLTATPSPDDRVVAFLSMAEVDDSRNIFDIPDSDLFPLTADQLNNDSGSSLISGVAWSHTFGYQNIANAAFFFSDREIDEASQLVFSDIPFPDLVHLKSEQRETSYIGALNHLYGDGDLTWRYGIEAGAVRSEAKAEYYDLIPPATPFSSTSLSATTGVMKAYVDGLYEITPDLKVESALFARYIEDVNDDNIRLEPKLGIAWAPADGHWLRAAIQREGYNFGSATLAPIGIVGLQPNQFLIGTEGYADTLALRWDAEWSDWLFTAVDYQHQEIRNGSIAIPFSILFAPNAFDFDKARVDRVALTANLALGHGLGLSATVAHTESDNLSAGTSGDLPFLPESSGQVALTWVSTANVRTTVAANYIGERFGGATTLDDFWTLDASLLWEPFDKRFEVELAGFNLLDEEFEVRDGLPGWGPTVKGTVKVRF comes from the coding sequence ATGCGGAGAAAAAGCACGGGGGCGTTGCTTGCCGCCATGGCGCTTTTTGCGCCGTGGTCGGTGGTTGCTGAGCCCTTGCCGCGCTCTGAGCCCGTTGCCGGCTCGGTCATCGCCCGCAAATCCGGCGAGGAAGTGCGATTCGTCGACGTTTCGAACTGGCGCGTGGTCGATCTTGCCCAGGACCTGCTTGCCGGCGACGTGTTGCGCACCAACGCGACCGGCGCGCTCGCCGTGCTCTTCCGCGACCACACCCAGATCCGGCTCGGACGCAACACGGCGCTCCGCGTCAAGCAGATCGGTGCCGGCGACACAAATCTGGAACTGCAGTCGGGCACCATCTGGGCTCGCGCCGAGCGCGGCGGTCAGGGCCTGGTCATCGACACGCCAGCCGCGGCGGCGGCGATCCGCGGCACCGACTGGACGCTGACCGTCGGCGCCGACGGCAAGACCTCGCTTGTCGTTCTCGAAGGCGTCGTCGAACTCAGCAATCCCTATGGACGTGTGACGGTGAAGCAGGGCGAAGGCGCGGTCGCCTCGATCGGCAGCGCCCCGACGAAGATCGTCATCGTCACGCCCAAGGACCGCGAACAGATGCTATTCCATCTGTCGTTGCGCGACGCCTTCGTTTGGATGCCTGCCACATCGCTTAAAGTGCCCGAGATGCGACGTCAGCGCGCACGGATCGAAGGCCGGCCGGAAGCCTCCCGCGCGGCCGAAGACTGGCTGACCCTGGCCGAAATCTATCTGGCACTCGACGGTCGGCAGAAGGCGCAGGCGGCGCTTGCGCAGGCGCGAAGGCAAGGCCTCGATCGAAAGCAGGCGGCACGTGCAACGCTTGTCTATGCGCTGATCGCCGGCTCCGAGAACCGCTACGGCGATGCTGCGAAGCTCTTCGCCGAGGCCGAGCGCGGCCTCGATGCCAAGCGCCGCTCCATTGCCGCCTATGGCGGTTACTTTGCCCGTGCGCTCGCCAATCCCGAACACGTCGAAAACCCACCTCGCCGGGCGGCGGGCGCTTACGGCGCGCTGGCCGAAGCCTGGACGGCGGGTTTCCGCACCGATATCCGCGCCGCCATCGAAACACTCAAGAAGGCGGAACGGCAGCACCCGGACGATCCGACGTTACCCGCCGCGCGCGCACATTTCGCCATGCTGCTCGATGAGCGCGAGGAAGTGCGCGACGGGATCGAAAGGGCGCTTGCGATCGATCCGGATGACCCGACCGCACTCGAAGCACGCGCCAATTACCGCCTCCACATCGACAACGATCAGGATGGGGCACTCGCAGACGTCGAGCGTGCCCTGAAGACAGCGCCGGGCTCTCCGTCTGTCTGGAACTCCCTCGCGCTCATCCAGGGTCACCGTGGCGACAATCGCTCAACCGAGAACGCACTGAAGAAAGCAATCGCGCTCGATCCGCAGGATCCGCTTTATCACGCCAACCTGGCGGTGCAATACATGGACGAATTGCGCCTCCAGGAGGCCAAACGCGAGCTCGATACCGCACTCGCGATCGATCCATCCTTCGATCTGGTGCTCGTCGCGCGCGGCCGCTATCACTTGCAAAACGGCGACGTGGATAAGGCGATCACAGATCTGCTCGCCGGCTCGACGGCTAATCCTGCCTATTCCAATGCGCAGCTCCTGCTCGCGGCGGCGCAGTATGAAAAAGGCGACCGGATACCTGCGGCGCAGGCACTCGACAATGCCGACAGACTAGATCCGAACGATCCTGTTGTCTCACAGGTGCGCACAATAATTGCGATCGATGAGTACGATGCGGATGCGGCCATCCGCTACGCTCAGGAAACCATGCGGCGCACCCGCGCCCAAGGTGGCGACACGGCAGCCCTGGGTGCCAATCAGGAAGCGGGCTCGACGCTGAATAACGCCTTTCGCCTGCAGGGCCTCGACGCTTGGGGGCAATATTACGGCGATGCAGTGTTCGATCCGTTTGCTGGTGCGGCCTATGTGGACCAGGCGATCCGCGGCAGCGTCAATCCCCTGTTCAATGCATATGACTTTGACGGCAGTCCGGTCGCCAATTCGCAAAACCCATCGAGCTTCTCCGCCTTCTTCCAGGGGCTTTTGATTGAACCGCATATGCTGGCCGACCGCGCACGCGCGGCCGACCTGTTTCAAACCCCCTTCTTCGAAGTCGACCTCGGCGGCGGTGTCGTGGCGGACGAGGATCACGCCGGCTGGATCGGTGAAGCCGAAGTCAGGGGTTTCACTTTCTCGCCATTCCCGATCAGCGTGTTCGGCAATTTGCAATGGACGGAGCCGCACGACACCGTCGACCTCGGAAGCAGCCTCGAGGTCGATCATGAGTCACGTCTGATCGGCGGCAGCGCCTATCTGACCGCAACCCCATCTCCCGACGATCGGGTGGTCGCCTTCTTGAGCATGGCGGAAGTGGATGACAGCCGGAATATTTTCGACATTCCGGATTCGGACCTGTTCCCACTTACCGCCGACCAGCTGAACAACGACAGCGGTTCGAGCCTGATCTCCGGGGTCGCCTGGAGTCATACGTTTGGATATCAAAATATCGCCAATGCCGCGTTCTTCTTCAGCGACCGGGAGATCGATGAAGCCTCGCAGCTGGTTTTCTCGGACATCCCCTTCCCCGATCTTGTGCACCTGAAGAGTGAGCAGAGGGAGACGAGCTACATCGGCGCGTTGAACCACCTTTACGGAGATGGTGACCTGACGTGGCGCTATGGCATTGAGGCCGGCGCCGTTAGATCGGAAGCGAAGGCGGAGTATTACGACCTTATCCCCCCTGCGACGCCGTTTAGCTCCACGAGTTTATCCGCCACCACAGGGGTCATGAAGGCCTATGTCGACGGCCTGTACGAGATCACGCCGGACCTGAAGGTCGAGAGCGCGCTCTTTGCCCGTTATATCGAGGACGTTAACGACGACAATATTCGGCTTGAACCGAAGCTCGGTATCGCCTGGGCGCCGGCCGACGGCCATTGGCTGCGCGCAGCCATTCAGCGCGAGGGCTATAATTTCGGCTCCGCCACCCTGGCGCCCATCGGCATCGTCGGCCTCCAACCGAACCAGTTCCTCATCGGTACGGAGGGTTATGCCGATACCCTCGCCCTGCGATGGGATGCGGAGTGGAGCGACTGGCTTTTCACCGCGGTCGATTATCAGCATCAGGAAATCCGTAACGGCTCAATCGCGATTCCGTTTTCCATTCTGTTCGCGCCGAACGCGTTCGATTTCGACAAGGCCAGAGTCGACCGCGTGGCGCTGACGGCCAACCTGGCGCTCGGACATGGCCTCGGCCTGTCGGCGACTGTTGCCCATACCGAAAGCGACAACCTCTCGGCAGGCACCAGTGGCGACCTCCCATTCCTGCCGGAAAGCTCGGGTCAGGTGGCGCTGACATGGGTTAGTACCGCCAACGTCAGGACGACCGTGGCGGCAAACTATATTGGCGAGCGCTTCGGCGGCGCGACAACCTTGGACGACTTCTGGACCCTCGATGCATCCCTCCTATGGGAGCCCTTCGACAAGCGGTTCGAGGTGGAACTCGCCGGCTTCAACCTGCTCGACGAGGAATTCGAGGTGCGCGACGGCCTTCCCGGCTGGGGCCCCACCGTCAAGGGCACTGTCAAAGTGCGATTCTGA
- a CDS encoding CHASE2 domain-containing protein has product MNTPAPALVPQRFAAAVERIRRSTRRMKLAVLTAFVAALVSLVSLTGTWSLVDLRAYDYLSIIGRPPLPEDGPIIVAIDEPSMAEIGSQWPWPRALHARLVESLRRAGARAIALDVIFAEPAAAAENDTALAAVLGPDVVLAGDQSVIETPQADQFVRTEPLPLFTETGAKVGIASVNLSGDGTLRQVPPYADGFAVTLAAVAGADPAPPPSGALVQTFGPARTYPTVSYYQALDPENFLPAGIFRDRVVIVGLSLQNAPTLAEGGIDAFAISDTVFSRGLVAGAEVQATIYDNLVHRLFIKRAGATIAIPAIILASLAAALAVSRSTSWRTLGYGAIALSLISLASYVLMRLGHVFVSPLGPGLAFFGVAVGQAGLDYAEERRQRREITRAFSQYLSPALVERLAQDPSQLKLGGERRTLTILFCDVRGFTTISEDMKDDPEGLTTLINRLLTPLSEAVLNRGGTIDKYIGDCLMAFWNAPLDDPDHAVHAVQAARDMLTALANLNAELEAEANAAGRPPKTLRIGIGINTGECVVGNMGSARRFDYSALGDAVNLASRLEGASKDYGISLLLGERTAKLAAAKFPTAEIDRITVKGRSEVSPVFTVADGASESALEHHHRFVEAKYRGAVTADDPLFEQLKSELPSLERYYERERERLLH; this is encoded by the coding sequence ATGAACACGCCCGCTCCAGCGCTCGTCCCCCAGCGCTTCGCCGCGGCAGTCGAGCGAATTCGCCGCTCCACGCGACGGATGAAGCTTGCCGTCTTGACCGCCTTCGTCGCCGCCCTCGTCTCGCTTGTCTCGCTGACGGGCACCTGGTCGCTCGTCGATCTGCGCGCCTATGACTATCTTTCGATCATCGGCCGGCCTCCGCTTCCGGAAGATGGTCCGATCATCGTCGCGATCGACGAGCCGTCGATGGCGGAAATCGGCAGCCAATGGCCCTGGCCGCGTGCCCTGCACGCCCGCCTGGTGGAATCTTTGAGGCGCGCCGGCGCGCGGGCGATTGCCCTCGACGTCATCTTTGCCGAGCCGGCAGCCGCTGCAGAAAACGATACGGCACTGGCCGCAGTTCTCGGGCCCGACGTCGTGCTTGCGGGTGACCAGTCGGTGATCGAGACGCCGCAGGCCGACCAGTTCGTCCGCACCGAACCGCTGCCGCTTTTCACGGAAACGGGAGCGAAAGTCGGCATCGCCTCGGTCAATCTCAGCGGCGACGGTACGCTCAGGCAGGTTCCGCCCTATGCCGACGGCTTCGCGGTGACGCTTGCAGCTGTCGCCGGAGCTGATCCGGCGCCGCCGCCGTCGGGTGCGCTGGTCCAGACCTTCGGGCCGGCGCGCACCTATCCGACCGTTTCCTATTACCAGGCACTCGATCCGGAGAATTTCCTGCCGGCGGGTATTTTTCGTGATCGCGTCGTCATCGTCGGCCTGAGCCTGCAGAATGCTCCCACGCTCGCGGAGGGAGGAATCGATGCCTTTGCCATCTCCGACACCGTCTTTTCGCGCGGTCTCGTCGCCGGCGCCGAAGTCCAGGCGACGATCTACGACAATCTCGTGCACCGGCTGTTCATCAAGCGAGCCGGTGCGACGATCGCGATACCGGCGATCATCCTCGCCAGCTTGGCCGCGGCTCTGGCCGTCTCGAGATCGACAAGCTGGAGGACACTCGGCTACGGCGCCATTGCCCTCAGCCTGATCTCCCTGGCGAGCTATGTCCTGATGCGTCTCGGCCATGTCTTCGTGTCGCCGCTCGGTCCCGGCCTGGCCTTCTTCGGCGTTGCGGTCGGACAGGCGGGTCTCGACTATGCCGAGGAGCGCAGACAGCGGCGCGAGATCACGCGCGCCTTTTCGCAATATCTCTCGCCCGCGCTCGTCGAACGGCTGGCTCAGGATCCTTCGCAGCTGAAGCTCGGCGGCGAGAGGCGTACGCTTACGATCCTCTTCTGTGACGTTCGCGGTTTTACGACGATTTCGGAGGACATGAAGGACGATCCGGAGGGGCTGACGACGCTCATCAACCGGCTGCTGACGCCGCTGTCGGAGGCCGTGCTCAACCGGGGCGGCACGATCGACAAGTATATCGGCGACTGCCTGATGGCCTTCTGGAACGCCCCGCTCGATGATCCGGACCACGCCGTCCACGCCGTTCAGGCGGCACGCGACATGCTCACCGCGCTTGCAAACCTCAACGCGGAACTGGAGGCCGAAGCGAACGCGGCAGGACGCCCGCCAAAGACATTGCGCATCGGCATCGGCATCAATACCGGCGAATGCGTCGTCGGCAACATGGGGTCCGCGCGCCGCTTCGACTATTCGGCGCTTGGCGACGCGGTCAATCTCGCCTCGCGCCTCGAGGGAGCCTCGAAGGACTATGGCATCTCGCTGCTGCTCGGAGAGCGAACGGCTAAGCTTGCGGCCGCGAAATTTCCGACCGCCGAAATCGACCGGATCACCGTCAAGGGCCGAAGCGAGGTCTCGCCGGTGTTCACGGTCGCCGATGGGGCCAGCGAGTCCGCCCTCGAACACCACCACCGCTTCGTCGAAGCGAAGTATCGAGGCGCGGTTACCGCCGATGACCCGTTGTTCGAGCAGCTCAAGTCAGAGCTGCCGTCGCTTGAACGCTACTATGAACGCGAGCGGGAGCGGCTTTTGCACTAG
- a CDS encoding enoyl-CoA hydratase/isomerase family protein: MAIKTTIENHVATICIDRPDKLNALDVEHLVDLRMELSLANEDRSVRVIVLTGTGRAFCVGADLGATIDSEHSFVEAFNLSRTEAAERGLYVKLFDLKSLDIRKPMIAAVNGFCLGGGLELALQCDFIIASRNAAFGLPEVAVSSLPAGGGVPSILNAVPRNIAMRLLLTGERIDAARAYDIGLVTEVAPGDELEAAVAKVAATIASNGPLAVQLVKMLATEAADMTTAQAFRLSELAWGVLRDSEDRREGRIAFREKRKPVYVGR; encoded by the coding sequence ATGGCTATCAAGACGACAATCGAAAACCATGTTGCAACGATCTGCATCGACCGTCCGGACAAACTGAATGCGTTGGACGTCGAGCACCTCGTCGATCTGCGGATGGAACTGAGCCTCGCCAATGAAGACCGATCCGTCAGAGTGATCGTCTTGACTGGAACAGGGCGCGCCTTCTGCGTCGGTGCCGATCTGGGAGCCACGATCGACTCGGAGCATAGCTTCGTGGAAGCATTTAACCTTTCGCGCACCGAGGCCGCCGAGCGCGGCCTCTATGTAAAACTGTTTGATCTGAAATCCCTGGATATCCGCAAGCCGATGATAGCCGCGGTGAATGGCTTTTGCCTCGGCGGCGGCCTCGAGCTGGCACTCCAGTGCGATTTCATAATCGCATCCAGGAACGCAGCTTTCGGGTTGCCCGAGGTTGCGGTTTCGAGCCTGCCGGCTGGCGGCGGCGTGCCAAGCATCCTCAATGCGGTTCCAAGGAACATCGCAATGAGATTGCTGCTGACGGGCGAAAGGATCGATGCGGCACGTGCCTACGACATCGGCCTGGTGACAGAGGTCGCCCCCGGGGATGAACTGGAGGCAGCCGTTGCCAAGGTGGCGGCGACGATCGCCAGCAACGGTCCGCTGGCAGTTCAACTGGTGAAGATGCTCGCCACCGAGGCGGCCGACATGACGACCGCCCAGGCCTTCCGGCTCTCGGAACTCGCTTGGGGCGTACTCCGGGACAGCGAGGACCGGCGCGAGGGGCGGATTGCGTTCCGCGAGAAGAGAAAGCCCGTTTACGTGGGACGGTGA
- a CDS encoding SDR family oxidoreductase, whose translation MSDNQIAIVTGGARGIGLGIAEKLLEAGNAVALVDFDAETLEATVAALKSRHGDGKVLGVQADITCREHVEKAVANVQEHFERIDILVNNAGIVRDRRLVKMEEDDWDSVIATNLKSHFLTCKSVVPLMIEQRYGRIVNISSRAWLGGFGQANYSAAKGGVVSLTRSLAIELASQGITVNAVAPGIVETPLFQTFADDVQERLKKSVPMQRIGTPDDIAQAVMFFAAKASSYITGQLLYVCGGRSLSSPSV comes from the coding sequence ATGAGCGACAATCAGATTGCCATCGTGACCGGCGGCGCCCGCGGAATTGGTCTGGGCATTGCCGAGAAATTGTTGGAGGCGGGCAACGCCGTCGCCCTTGTGGACTTCGACGCTGAAACGCTTGAGGCGACTGTGGCGGCCCTGAAGAGCAGGCACGGAGACGGAAAGGTGCTCGGCGTGCAGGCGGACATCACCTGCCGCGAGCACGTCGAAAAAGCGGTCGCGAACGTGCAGGAGCATTTTGAGCGGATCGATATCCTCGTGAACAATGCCGGGATCGTCCGCGATCGCCGGCTGGTCAAGATGGAGGAAGACGACTGGGATAGCGTCATCGCAACCAATTTGAAGTCCCATTTTCTGACCTGCAAAAGCGTTGTTCCGCTGATGATCGAGCAGCGATATGGACGCATCGTCAATATCTCGTCGCGGGCCTGGCTTGGCGGTTTCGGCCAGGCCAATTATTCGGCCGCGAAAGGCGGCGTCGTCAGCCTGACCCGCAGCCTTGCGATCGAGCTGGCGTCTCAGGGCATTACCGTGAACGCCGTCGCACCAGGGATCGTGGAGACGCCGCTGTTTCAAACCTTTGCCGACGACGTACAGGAGCGCTTGAAGAAGAGCGTGCCGATGCAGCGCATCGGCACGCCGGACGACATTGCCCAGGCCGTGATGTTCTTCGCCGCCAAGGCGAGTTCTTACATCACAGGCCAGTTGCTCTACGTGTGCGGCGGCCGGTCCTTGTCGAGTCCTAGCGTGTGA
- a CDS encoding thiolase family protein, which yields MTPFGRHNALSMQDLAQAAVLGALKDAGVRKDDVQAIYAANVYGGMVLGQVLMRDMGITGPALYNVENACASGATAVHLACQALRLGLYETVVVFGVEQLTQLGGGTIPLQRNDYKTELYASHGMTLPTVYAMRGTRYLHERGETAELLARVAVKNRAHGARNPLAQQRSEVTLEEVLDSRPVAEPLTLLQCCPSAVDGAAAVVLTTRRPTQHSAAVRILASAVQSGYQELGCDDILDAEITARTARLAYEQSGVDPKDVNLVELHDAFTIAELLYYEALQLTKPGEGGELLRSGATALGGRVPVNPSGGLLAKGHPLGATGVAQMVEVVWQLQNRADGRQIENAKIGLTQCTGGGIAGVDHAASSVHILGV from the coding sequence ATGACGCCCTTCGGTCGTCATAACGCGCTTTCCATGCAGGATCTGGCGCAGGCCGCCGTTCTCGGCGCATTGAAGGATGCCGGCGTGCGGAAGGATGATGTCCAGGCAATCTATGCCGCCAATGTCTACGGCGGAATGGTGCTGGGCCAGGTTCTGATGCGCGACATGGGCATCACCGGGCCGGCTCTTTACAATGTCGAGAACGCCTGCGCCAGCGGCGCCACGGCTGTGCATCTCGCCTGCCAGGCGCTGAGGCTCGGACTTTATGAGACCGTTGTCGTCTTCGGCGTCGAGCAGCTGACGCAGCTCGGCGGCGGCACCATCCCGCTTCAGCGCAACGACTACAAGACCGAGCTCTATGCGTCCCACGGAATGACGCTGCCGACCGTCTACGCCATGAGAGGCACGCGCTACCTTCACGAGAGGGGCGAAACGGCCGAACTGTTAGCCCGCGTTGCCGTAAAGAACAGGGCTCATGGCGCCCGCAATCCCCTCGCCCAGCAGCGCAGCGAAGTGACGCTTGAGGAGGTGCTCGATTCGCGGCCTGTCGCAGAGCCGTTGACCTTGCTGCAATGTTGTCCGTCGGCGGTCGACGGCGCGGCGGCAGTCGTGCTCACGACCCGTCGCCCGACACAGCATTCGGCGGCGGTCCGTATCCTGGCTTCCGCGGTTCAGTCGGGGTACCAGGAGCTCGGTTGCGACGACATCCTCGATGCGGAGATCACCGCCCGCACGGCTCGTCTCGCCTACGAACAGTCGGGCGTCGATCCGAAGGATGTCAATCTCGTCGAGCTTCACGACGCCTTCACGATCGCTGAATTGCTCTACTACGAAGCGCTGCAACTCACCAAACCCGGCGAAGGTGGCGAACTGCTTCGCAGCGGTGCCACGGCACTCGGCGGCCGAGTTCCCGTAAATCCCAGCGGCGGCCTGTTGGCGAAGGGGCACCCGCTCGGCGCGACAGGCGTTGCCCAGATGGTCGAAGTCGTCTGGCAGCTCCAGAACCGCGCGGACGGGCGACAGATCGAAAATGCCAAAATCGGCCTGACACAGTGCACGGGTGGCGGCATCGCAGGTGTCGACCACGCCGCATCCTCAGTCCACATCCTGGGGGTTTAA
- a CDS encoding Zn-ribbon domain-containing OB-fold protein, protein MTSIEVASRVETGSRDEAVCLDASREKDTGKAVFPRIPGTSPSADRFYPISLSPEAILYSHTTIHPNPKTGLKPFVLVYADFPEDVRVFGRLELADGEKPEIGSRLRVGSKGEGADPNAAYFFTVAKGGKS, encoded by the coding sequence ATGACCTCGATCGAGGTGGCGAGCCGGGTGGAAACCGGATCTCGCGACGAAGCAGTGTGCCTGGATGCATCACGGGAGAAGGACACGGGGAAGGCGGTGTTTCCGCGCATACCGGGGACGTCGCCTTCAGCGGATCGTTTTTATCCGATCAGCCTCTCGCCCGAGGCAATCCTGTACAGCCACACGACGATCCATCCGAACCCGAAGACCGGCTTGAAGCCGTTCGTCCTCGTCTATGCCGATTTTCCGGAAGACGTGCGCGTCTTCGGACGCTTGGAGCTCGCCGACGGCGAAAAGCCGGAGATCGGTTCGCGGCTTCGCGTCGGCAGCAAAGGCGAGGGGGCCGACCCCAACGCCGCCTATTTCTTCACGGTTGCCAAGGGAGGAAAATCGTGA
- the gcvA gene encoding transcriptional regulator GcvA, which yields MLPPLNALRAFEAAGRLQSIRRAAEELLVTPGAVSRQVQRLESYLGVRLFRRDPREIVLTAEGERYLAAVSRHLDGIREETQKLTGRKSVEILRVRAYTTFAMKWLIPRLGTFHQSNATTEVRLTTSNEMVDFERESVDGAIRLGDGNWPGVEVDRVMRNELVPLCTPSFASEHGINEVADLKQVPLLHSFVRPDDWRYWLEAAGGSDIDAYAGDKYASSTLAYQATLEGQGVMIAQKALFADDLRTGRLVQPVDFTLDRGDFTYYFIYPRNRLRSPAFRRFRAWLLEQAESGDGFSPKTAELAKA from the coding sequence ATGCTGCCACCCCTGAATGCGTTAAGAGCCTTCGAGGCTGCCGGCCGCCTGCAGAGCATCCGACGTGCGGCGGAAGAGCTGCTCGTGACGCCTGGTGCCGTGAGTCGCCAGGTTCAACGCCTCGAGAGCTATCTTGGCGTCCGCCTTTTCCGCCGCGATCCGCGCGAGATCGTGCTGACGGCCGAGGGTGAACGATACCTCGCTGCTGTAAGTCGACACCTGGATGGAATCCGCGAAGAGACCCAGAAGTTGACGGGGCGGAAGTCCGTCGAGATTTTGCGGGTTCGGGCGTACACAACGTTCGCCATGAAATGGCTCATTCCACGGCTCGGCACGTTTCATCAGTCGAATGCGACGACCGAAGTGCGGCTGACGACCTCCAATGAAATGGTGGACTTCGAGCGGGAGAGCGTCGACGGAGCCATTCGTCTTGGCGATGGAAACTGGCCCGGCGTCGAGGTGGACCGGGTGATGAGAAACGAGCTGGTGCCCTTGTGCACGCCCTCATTCGCATCCGAGCATGGCATCAACGAGGTCGCCGACCTGAAGCAGGTGCCCCTGCTTCATTCGTTCGTCAGGCCGGATGACTGGCGATACTGGCTCGAAGCCGCAGGCGGATCGGACATCGATGCCTATGCCGGGGACAAGTACGCGAGCTCGACGCTCGCCTATCAGGCAACGCTCGAAGGCCAGGGCGTCATGATCGCGCAAAAGGCGCTGTTTGCGGATGACCTCCGTACGGGTCGGCTCGTTCAGCCCGTCGATTTCACCCTCGATCGCGGTGACTTCACCTACTACTTCATCTATCCCCGCAACCGGCTGAGAAGCCCGGCATTCAGGCGTTTCCGCGCATGGCTTCTCGAGCAGGCAGAGTCCGGCGACGGCTTCAGCCCGAAAACGGCCGAACTGGCCAAGGCGTGA